The Allocoprobacillus halotolerans nucleotide sequence TGGTATGGATAGATTAATGAGTTTATTTGATAAACAATATATGATGGCATTATTTATAAAAATGTTGTATTTAAAAAAACAAAGTCTGTTATAGACCTTGTTTTTCATATAAGTTTCTTTTTGTTTTATCATAAATAATTTTTAATCCTTTAAAAGTGAGATCAGCATCATAAATATCAATCATATCTGTTTCTTGAGCAATCATTCTACCTAATCCACCAGTTGAAATGACTTTCATATCTTGTTGATATTCTTTTTTGATTTGTTTAATTAAATACTCTGTCTGTCCAATATATCCAAAAAAACACCAGCTTGCATACTTTTAATTGTATTTTTAGCAATAATACGATCAGGTTTTTTGATTTCAATTTCTGGAAGTTTGGCTGCGTGTGAAGATAAAGCATTGGCACAAATACCAATTCCAGGAGCAGTCGCTCCACCTAAGAATTCACCTTTATGACTGACAACATCATAAGTTGTTGCTGTGCCAAAATCAATCACTAAACATGGACCACCATAAGTATAGTAGGCACCAGCCGCATCAACTAAACGGTCAGCCCCCAGTGTTGAAGGATTATCAATACGAATATCAATGCCAGTTTTCACACCAGGACCAATAAAAATTGGATTTTTGTGTAAATATTTTTTAATACAGTTTGTAAAAGAATAATTGATTTTGGGAACAACGCTGCTAATGATGATATCTTCAATATCTTGAGTCGATATTGAAGAGGCATTTAAGAAGGATAATAACATAAAACCGTATTCATCAGATGTTCTTTGAAATTTCGTAGTTAAGCGATAAGTCCCAATTAATGCATCTTGATGATAGATTCCCATTGTAATATTTGTATTTCCAATATCAATAACAATTAACATTTTTCATCCTCCCATTGTTTCATTTGATTTAAAATTAAAACAGACAATTCATTTTTAGACATCAATTCATAATGTTGAATATCATCTGGAGTTAAAATACTGACAACATTTGTATCTCCTTGAAAACCAGCACCTTTTGTTTTTAAATGATTGGCAACAATCATATCACAATTTTTCTTTTTTAATTTTTGTTTAGCATTTTGAATTAAATCTTGAGTTTCCATCGCAAAACCACAAATAACTTGATGAGAACTTCTTTGTTGACCGATTTTGTAGAGTATATCCTGATTTTTTTGTAATTGTAAAGTGAGTGTATCATCACTCTTTTTTATTTTTTCTTGGGCAATTGTTTGACAACTATAGTCACCCACAGTCGCTGCCATAATAATATAATCATAATCATGAACACGTTGCATGATTTCATCGTGCATTTCTTTTGCACTGACAACATCAATCACTTCCACACCATAAGGTTTGGCTAATGATGTTGGACCACTGATTAATGTGACTTGTGCTCCCAATAAAAAGGCATGACGCGCTAAAGCATAGCCCATCTTTCCACTTGAATGATTGGTAATAAAACGAACAGGATCAATGCTTTCCTGCGTTGGGCCGGCACTCACTAAGATCTTTTTGTTTTGTAATGTTTTAGGCATCAACATATATTCAATCATTTCTAATAGAACAGATTCATCAGCCAACTTTCCTTTTCCTACATCACCACAGGCAAGAAGTCCAGCTATTGGTTCAACAAAAACAACCCCTGTATCTTTTAGAATTTGCATATTTTTTTGTGTTATTGCATTTTCATACATATGAACATTCATAGCAGGAGCTATTAATTTAGGACAAGTTGCAGCTAGAAAAGCACTTGTCAACATATTGTCAGCCATCCCATAAGCCATCTTAGCAATCGTATGAGCACTCGCTGGAACAACCATAAATAAATCTGCATCTTTGACGATATCTATATGAGTAATAATGGCAGGATTTTCATCATCGAATGTATCAACATAAACTTTACGTTTTGTTAATGATTGAATACAAACAGGTGTAATAAAACGCGTGGCACTCTCACTCATCATAACTTCAACCAGATATCCTTTTTTTACTAAATCACTAATCAACTGAACACTTTTAAAGGCAGCAATGCTACCAGTTATACCAATAATTATTTTTTTAGACATTTGATCACCTTATTTCTTAATTTGAATTAGAATACGTGAAACAATAACCGCAATAATTGTTCCAACAATGGCTTCTAATAAACTTGTTGTCGCAATAAGCGTTAAAAGGTAGGGGAGTAGTTTTGAAAAGGTCATACCAAGTGCACTAGCATATTGATGACCAAAGAACAGATAAATCCCACCTAAAACAAGAATTGTATTTGTCATTGCTCCTAAAAAGCACCTAGCCCCATTGCGATGATTGTGTGCTTTTTCAATTTTTCATAAATAAAACCTGCAACATATCCAATGCATACTCTTGGAATAATTGCAACGACCATACTCCAGAAAGAACCACTGATAAAAGGAGAAAAGACAAAAGATGTAATAGTAGGCTGAATAGTATTGATAACTAAGCTAGATAAGCCAAAAACCAGACCAATCATTGCACCTTGTTTTTTTCCTAGAACGATTCCTGCAATAATAACGGGAATATGCAAAGTAGTAGCACGTAACGGGCCAATTGGAATAAATCCTAAAAAGGGAATCATAACCATTAAAATCTCAATGGCTATAAAAAGCGACATCAATGCTAAATTCTTTGTTTTTTGTTTATTCATTTGTACCTCCACTGTCATTTCGTTACCGAATACGACGTTTCTTTATTTTGTAAAAAAGAATAGTTAGTGCTATAAAAGTCACTACTTTCAGCATTCTTTTTTTCATTTCACATTATACATGGTTATATAGACAAAAGCAATCATAGAATATTATCAATAATGATTACTATTATTGAAAAGTTATTGAATTAATTTTTAAAGGGTGTATAATGAAAGTAGATGAATAAGGAGGAAAAAAATTATGGCAAAATGGGTTTGTATAATTTGTGGGTATGTTCATGAAGGAGATGTAGCTCCAGAACAATGTCCTATTTGTAAAGCTCCAGCTAGTCAATTTGAAAAAGTAGAAGAAAAGAAATCTAAATATGCTGGAACAAAAACTGAAAAGAATTTAATGGAAGCTTTTGCAGGAGAATCTCAAGCAAGAAATAAATATACTTACTTTGCAGAAATGGCAAGAAAAGAAGGTTTAGAACAAATTGCTGCGATTTTTGAAGAAACAGCGAATCAAGAAAAACAACATGCGAAAATGTGGTTTGCTGAATTTCATGGGATTGGGGCAACTGATGAAAACTTAGAAGTTGCTGCTGCTGGTGAAAATGAAGAATGGACTGATATGTATAAACGTATGGCTGAAGAAGCAAGAGAAGAAGGATTTGAAGAATTAGCTATTAAGTTTGAAAATGTTGGTAAAGTAGAAAAATCACATGAAGCACGTTATTTAAGATTATTGAAAAACTATAAAGAGGGAAAAACATTTAAAGGAGATGCACCAAAAGGATGGAAATGTAGACAATGTGGTTTCATCTATGAAGGTGAAGAAGCTCCTGAAAGATGTCCAACTTGTGGCTATCCAAAAGCTTATTTTGAAAGAATGGCTGAAAATTATTAATCTAGATGACAAAATGGTGAGGGAACTCACCATTTTTATTTGTTGACACATAATACTATGTAATATATAATATAATGCATAAGGAGGTTTTGCAATGGATCCGCAGCTAAAGAAAGGTTTTTTAGAATTTTGTGTTTTAGCCAGTCTGGTTCAAAAAGATTCTTATGGTTATCAAATTGTAAAAGATGTGAGTGAGTGTATAGAAATTTCAGAATCAACTTTATATCCTATTTTAAAAAGATTGGAATCAAAACAATTGGTCACAACATATAGTATTGAACACAATCATCGTTTACGTCGATATTATCAAATGACGGAACTGGGAAAACGCCGATTATTAGAATTTATGGAACAATGGCAGGATATAGAAAAAATTTATCATTATATTGAAGGAGAGTTGAAACATGACTAAACAAGAATTTATCGCTTTGCTAACACAAGCATTAAAAGAAGAAAGCTATGAAACAGTTGTGCAATCAGTATCTTATTATGAAGAAATGATTGATGATTTAATGGAAAATGGTTATAGTGAAAAAGAAGCTATTCATAAGTTGGGAAAATTAGAAGATATAGTTGCCCAAATGAAAGAAAGCGATGAAATCATTGAAATGAAACCGATTCAAAAAAGTCATTCGATTGTTTTGATTATC carries:
- a CDS encoding ECF transporter S component, whose product is MNKQKTKNLALMSLFIAIEILMVMIPFLGFIPIGPLRATTLHIPVIIAGIVLGKKQGAMIGLVFGLSSLVINTIQPTITSFVFSPFISGSFWSMVVAIIPRVCIGYVAGFIYEKLKKHTIIAMGLGAF
- a CDS encoding PadR family transcriptional regulator gives rise to the protein MDPQLKKGFLEFCVLASLVQKDSYGYQIVKDVSECIEISESTLYPILKRLESKQLVTTYSIEHNHRLRRYYQMTELGKRRLLEFMEQWQDIEKIYHYIEGELKHD
- the coaBC gene encoding bifunctional phosphopantothenoylcysteine decarboxylase/phosphopantothenate--cysteine ligase CoaBC, which produces MSKKIIIGITGSIAAFKSVQLISDLVKKGYLVEVMMSESATRFITPVCIQSLTKRKVYVDTFDDENPAIITHIDIVKDADLFMVVPASAHTIAKMAYGMADNMLTSAFLAATCPKLIAPAMNVHMYENAITQKNMQILKDTGVVFVEPIAGLLACGDVGKGKLADESVLLEMIEYMLMPKTLQNKKILVSAGPTQESIDPVRFITNHSSGKMGYALARHAFLLGAQVTLISGPTSLAKPYGVEVIDVVSAKEMHDEIMQRVHDYDYIIMAATVGDYSCQTIAQEKIKKSDDTLTLQLQKNQDILYKIGQQRSSHQVICGFAMETQDLIQNAKQKLKKKNCDMIVANHLKTKGAGFQGDTNVVSILTPDDIQHYELMSKNELSVLILNQMKQWEDEKC
- the rbr gene encoding rubrerythrin, whose translation is MAKWVCIICGYVHEGDVAPEQCPICKAPASQFEKVEEKKSKYAGTKTEKNLMEAFAGESQARNKYTYFAEMARKEGLEQIAAIFEETANQEKQHAKMWFAEFHGIGATDENLEVAAAGENEEWTDMYKRMAEEAREEGFEELAIKFENVGKVEKSHEARYLRLLKNYKEGKTFKGDAPKGWKCRQCGFIYEGEEAPERCPTCGYPKAYFERMAENY